The DNA segment GGGGCGAGCAAGGGCCGATGCGTCAGCTGACCGTGGCGAACGCGGGCTGGCGGGTTGACCTCACGGGCGAGGGTGCCACCTCGAGGCTGGCGCGCTACCGCAGCGCGATATTCCTGGTGGCCGCGATCCTGATCATGGGCCTGCTGCTCTGGCTCTACCCTCGCGTCGTCCGTCGTGAGCTCGATTCGCCTCGGTGATTACCTCGTTGAACGAGGACTGATCTCGTCCCAGCAACTCACCACCGCGCTGCAGCAGCAGCAGCGGACGGGCGAGCGGCTGGGGCGCCTGCTGTTGATCTTCGGATTCGTCCGCCGGCTTGACCTGGCCCGCGCCCTGGCCGCGCTCTGGGGCTATCCGTTCGCGACCGTCGAGGAAAAGACGGTCGATGCCGCCGTAGCCCAGCGTTTCCCACTCGATGCCACCCTGCAGTATCGCGCCGTGCCGGTGCGCGACGACGGCGCCATGGTGACCGTCGTGGTCGCCGACTCGCCACCGGACGCCCTGTCGCAGACCCTCAACGTGGTTTATCCGGGCCGCGCGATCGACTATCGCGTTACCACGGAGTGGGACCTCGACCGTGCCATCGCCCTCGCACACCGGCGCAAGGTGGTCGACACCTCGATCTACGGCCTCTACTTCCGCGATCAGGCCGAGAGCGCGTTTACGGTATTCACGCTGCCGCAGTACCTCACTTTCGCTGTGGCGTGCTTTGCCCTGCTGGCAGGCTTCTATTCGGCACCGCTCGAGACGCTGCTGGTGATCAACGTGCCGATCACGGCGTTCTTCCTGCTGGTGGTGGCGTTCCGCACCTGGGTCGGAGTCAGTGGCGCATCGGCAGAGACCGCGATCTCGCTCACGCCGGAAGATCTCGCGGCCATTGATGAACGCGCACTGCCGGTCTACAGCATCCTGGTGCCGATCTATCGCGAAGCCGCCGTCATCAAGACGCTGCTCAAGTCACTTGCCGAACTCGATTACCCGGCCGACAAGCTCGACATCCTGTTGCTCTTCGAGGAGGACGACCCGGAGACGCTTGCCGCTGCGAAGGCTGCGGCCCCTGGGGCAAACGTTCGCTTCTTCGTGGTGCCGACGGGCGACCCGCAGACGAAGCCGAAGGCATGCAATGTCGGCCTGCTCTTCGCGCGCGGCGAGTACCTCGTGATCTACGACGCCGAGGACCAGCCCGAACCGGACCAGCTCAAGAAGGCCTACCTCGCCTTCCAGCGCGGACCCGAAGCGCTTGTCTGCGTGCAGGCCGCCCTCAACTACTACAACTGGAACGAGAACTTCCTGACCCGGATGTTCACGCTCGAGTATTCGTTCTGGTTCGACTATCTCCTGCCGGGCCTCGACATGCTGCGTCTGCCGATCCCGCTCGGCGGCACCAGCAATCATTTCAAGTCGCAGATCCTGCGCGACCTCGGCGGCTGGGATCCCTTCAACGTGACCGAGGACGCCGACCTCGGCATCCGCGCCGCGATGCATGGCTACCGCGTCGGGATCATCAACTCGACGACCTACGAAGAGGCGAACAAGGAAGTCGGCAACTGGATCCGGCAGCGCTCTCGCTGGATCAAGGGATACATGCAGACGGCGCTGGTCTTCTCACGCGACCCGATGGCACTGGTGAAGAAGGTCGGCCTGCGGCAGACCCTGGGCTTCGGACTGCTGATTGGTGGCACGCCGCTGATTTTCCTGATCCAGCCGGTGAGCATCGTCCTCACGATCGTCTGGATCGCGACCCGCACCGGGGTGCTCGATCCGATCTTCCCGCCGGTCGTGCTCTATCTCTCGCTCTTCAACCTGCTGATCGGCAACGCGCTGGCGATCTACATCAACATGTTCGCCGTCTTCAAGCGGCGACTGCACGTGCTGGTGCTCTTCGCGCTGCTGAATCCGTTCTACTGGATCCTGCACTCGATCGCCGCGTACAAGGCGCTGGGGCAGTTGTTCACCAAGCCGTACTACTGGGAGAAGACCACACATGGCCTCA comes from the Gemmatimonadota bacterium genome and includes:
- a CDS encoding glycosyltransferase family 2 protein; protein product: MSSIRLGDYLVERGLISSQQLTTALQQQQRTGERLGRLLLIFGFVRRLDLARALAALWGYPFATVEEKTVDAAVAQRFPLDATLQYRAVPVRDDGAMVTVVVADSPPDALSQTLNVVYPGRAIDYRVTTEWDLDRAIALAHRRKVVDTSIYGLYFRDQAESAFTVFTLPQYLTFAVACFALLAGFYSAPLETLLVINVPITAFFLLVVAFRTWVGVSGASAETAISLTPEDLAAIDERALPVYSILVPIYREAAVIKTLLKSLAELDYPADKLDILLLFEEDDPETLAAAKAAAPGANVRFFVVPTGDPQTKPKACNVGLLFARGEYLVIYDAEDQPEPDQLKKAYLAFQRGPEALVCVQAALNYYNWNENFLTRMFTLEYSFWFDYLLPGLDMLRLPIPLGGTSNHFKSQILRDLGGWDPFNVTEDADLGIRAAMHGYRVGIINSTTYEEANKEVGNWIRQRSRWIKGYMQTALVFSRDPMALVKKVGLRQTLGFGLLIGGTPLIFLIQPVSIVLTIVWIATRTGVLDPIFPPVVLYLSLFNLLIGNALAIYINMFAVFKRRLHVLVLFALLNPFYWILHSIAAYKALGQLFTKPYYWEKTTHGLTRHGAAA